One region of Cyanobium sp. M30B3 genomic DNA includes:
- a CDS encoding chloride channel protein has protein sequence MLDQRWLAVALALALTGLAAAGTVLIFQLGISSLGSWRIRLLADHPPWLVLTGFGASGGLLAGLLVQTLAPEASGSGITQVMLFLRRRAVPIGLRIALVKLVAGILAIGSGLPLGPSGPAIQMGSSVAWSLARLLRAPKSFERVIVAAGGGAGITAVFNAPIGGFFYAIEALLRGARPMVMLIVTGVTFWADIGADLLGLAGLGLDSSSVLSSGELSLKRSIFVYVQVLPIDLVLLFGLGGLVALIAELYCRYLLWLQALSQRWRQSLALKLGLTGGLLGLLDSQLPEAFVNEAGVRLSVATAEIDVTMAVSVALVLFFTTAAAAAVGAPGGLFAPMLTLGGALGLVAVELVELTGINPPNTAVFAGMGAFLSATARTPITALFLVFALSKQWLLLKPVLSACLGSVLVARLLARESLFERMIRLALPDSSKPQGLNPRSVPLRPRLQEPKQEPKL, from the coding sequence CTGCTCGACCAACGCTGGCTGGCAGTGGCCCTGGCACTGGCCCTCACCGGTCTGGCGGCGGCCGGCACAGTGCTGATCTTCCAGTTGGGCATCAGTTCGCTGGGGAGCTGGCGGATCCGTCTGCTGGCCGACCATCCCCCATGGCTGGTGCTCACCGGCTTCGGGGCCAGTGGTGGGCTGCTGGCTGGGCTGCTGGTGCAGACCCTGGCCCCAGAAGCCTCCGGCTCGGGCATCACCCAGGTGATGCTGTTTCTGCGACGGCGGGCCGTACCGATCGGTCTTCGCATCGCCCTGGTGAAACTGGTGGCTGGCATCCTGGCCATCGGCAGCGGACTGCCCCTCGGCCCATCCGGACCGGCGATCCAGATGGGCAGCTCGGTGGCCTGGAGCCTGGCCCGGCTGCTCAGGGCACCCAAGTCTTTTGAACGGGTCATCGTGGCGGCAGGCGGGGGAGCCGGGATCACCGCCGTGTTCAACGCCCCGATCGGCGGCTTCTTCTATGCGATCGAGGCCCTGCTGCGGGGTGCCCGGCCCATGGTGATGCTGATCGTGACCGGCGTCACCTTCTGGGCCGACATCGGGGCCGATCTGCTCGGTCTGGCCGGGCTGGGTCTGGACAGCTCGAGCGTGCTGAGCAGTGGCGAACTTTCCCTGAAGCGCTCCATTTTTGTGTATGTGCAGGTGCTGCCGATCGACCTGGTGCTGTTGTTCGGGCTGGGCGGTCTGGTGGCCCTGATCGCAGAGCTCTATTGCCGCTACCTGCTGTGGTTGCAGGCCCTCAGCCAGCGCTGGCGTCAGTCGTTGGCCTTGAAACTGGGCCTGACCGGTGGGCTGCTGGGCCTGCTGGACAGCCAGCTTCCCGAGGCCTTCGTCAACGAAGCGGGAGTGCGGCTGTCGGTGGCCACTGCTGAGATCGACGTCACCATGGCGGTTTCCGTGGCGCTGGTGCTCTTTTTCACCACAGCTGCGGCGGCCGCTGTTGGAGCCCCTGGAGGCCTGTTTGCACCCATGCTCACCCTCGGAGGCGCCCTGGGACTGGTGGCCGTTGAGCTGGTGGAACTCACCGGCATCAACCCTCCCAATACGGCGGTCTTCGCGGGGATGGGGGCGTTTCTCTCAGCCACGGCCCGCACACCGATCACGGCCCTGTTTCTGGTGTTTGCCCTGAGCAAGCAGTGGCTGCTGCTCAAGCCGGTGCTGAGCGCCTGCCTGGGCAGTGTGCTGGTGGCACGCCTGCTCGCCCGGGAGTCTCTGTTCGAACGGATGATCCGACTGGCTCTGCCGGACAGTTCCAAACCCCAGGGCCTGAATCCCCGCAGCGTTCCACTGCGGCCTCGCCTGCAGGAGCCCAAACAGGAGCCCAAACTCTGA
- a CDS encoding radical SAM protein, with protein sequence MLAFPSTYSVGITSLGFQVVWATLAQRPDVDVRRLFTDRSDPPHGGSRGRGGQLDLFGLSLSWELDGPVLLDLLEQQHIPLWAAERADADPIVFGGGPVLTANPEPLAPFFDVVLLGDGELLLPAFVEALQECRGAPRAERLRRLATVPGVYVPSLYAPRYGSDGRLMAVEPTQAGVPATVAKQTWRGNTLSHSTVITPEAAWPSIHMVEVVRSCPELCRFCLASYLTLPFRTPSLDDGLIPAVEKGLAATQRLGLLGASVTQHPQFADLLAWLDQDRFDGTRVSVSSVRAATVTPELGRILAKRGSKSLTIAIESGSERMRQVVNKKLATEEIYAAARYAKEGGLTGLKLYGMVGLPTEEEADVEATAALLLALKKATPGLRLSLGVSTFVPKAHTPFQWQGVRPEAEKRLKLLAKRLKPKGIELRPESYGWSVIQALLSRSDRRLAPVIAAARGRHESLGGWKQAYRAVVEEIGSAPQAPPPWEEVIHNSWSPERVLPWQHLEGPLPLTTLRHHAAQALQNCLQ encoded by the coding sequence GTGCTGGCCTTCCCCAGCACGTACTCGGTGGGAATCACCAGCCTGGGCTTTCAGGTGGTGTGGGCCACCCTGGCCCAGCGCCCGGACGTGGATGTGCGCCGCCTGTTCACTGACCGGAGCGATCCTCCCCATGGCGGCAGCCGGGGTCGAGGCGGCCAGCTGGATCTCTTCGGCCTGTCGCTCAGCTGGGAACTCGATGGGCCGGTGCTGCTCGATCTGCTCGAACAGCAGCACATTCCGCTCTGGGCAGCGGAGCGCGCCGACGCCGACCCGATTGTGTTCGGCGGCGGGCCCGTGCTCACCGCCAACCCGGAGCCCCTGGCGCCCTTCTTCGATGTGGTGCTGCTGGGCGACGGTGAGCTGTTGCTGCCGGCGTTTGTCGAAGCCCTGCAGGAGTGCCGGGGAGCCCCCCGCGCCGAGCGGCTGCGGCGGCTGGCGACCGTTCCGGGCGTCTATGTCCCCTCCCTCTACGCCCCCCGCTATGGCTCCGATGGCCGGCTGATGGCCGTCGAGCCCACGCAAGCCGGCGTCCCCGCCACGGTGGCCAAGCAGACCTGGCGCGGCAACACCCTCAGCCACTCCACGGTGATCACCCCCGAGGCGGCCTGGCCCTCGATCCACATGGTGGAGGTGGTGCGCAGCTGTCCGGAGCTGTGCCGCTTCTGCCTGGCCAGCTACCTCACCCTGCCCTTCCGCACCCCCTCCCTCGACGACGGACTGATCCCGGCGGTGGAGAAGGGGCTGGCGGCCACCCAGCGCCTGGGCCTGCTGGGGGCGTCCGTCACCCAGCACCCCCAGTTCGCCGACCTGCTGGCCTGGCTGGATCAGGACCGCTTCGACGGCACGCGGGTGAGCGTGAGCTCGGTGCGGGCCGCCACCGTGACGCCGGAACTCGGCCGGATCCTGGCCAAGCGGGGCAGCAAGTCGCTCACGATCGCCATCGAGAGCGGCAGCGAGCGCATGCGCCAGGTGGTGAACAAGAAGCTCGCGACGGAAGAGATCTACGCCGCTGCCCGCTACGCCAAGGAGGGAGGCCTCACCGGCCTCAAGCTCTACGGGATGGTGGGGCTGCCCACCGAGGAGGAGGCCGATGTGGAGGCCACCGCCGCCCTGCTGCTGGCCCTGAAAAAAGCCACGCCCGGGCTGCGCCTGAGCCTGGGGGTGAGCACCTTCGTGCCCAAGGCCCACACCCCGTTCCAGTGGCAGGGAGTCCGCCCCGAAGCCGAGAAGCGCCTGAAACTGCTGGCCAAACGCCTCAAGCCCAAGGGCATCGAGCTGCGCCCCGAGAGCTACGGCTGGAGCGTGATCCAGGCCCTGCTCTCCCGCAGCGACCGCCGCCTGGCCCCGGTGATCGCCGCCGCCCGCGGCCGGCACGAGAGCCTGGGGGGCTGGAAGCAGGCCTACCGGGCGGTGGTGGAAGAGATCGGCTCAGCCCCGCAGGCACCGCCCCCCTGGGAGGAGGTGATCCACAACAGCTGGAGCCCGGAACGCGTGCTGCCGTGGCAGCACCTGGAGGGGCCACTGCCGTTGACGACACTGCGGCACCATGCGGCTCAGGCGCTGCAGAACTGCTTACAATGA
- a CDS encoding S8 family serine peptidase, producing the protein MQSVEADAAVFLEPPIPGSTNASSSLQPQATGSAALTNYGDGSAGSGETLPWGVRAVWQGDDISARGNFASDTYAFVIDSGVLSSTGDLNLAGTNSWHRSWVSGETAFTDGNGHGSHVAGTIAALANGKGVVGVAPGAQVVSLKVFDSSGGGASYSSIIDAINHAVAVINNNGLDKKKVVINMSLGGGFSSSLDTAVKNAASQGIRLAVAAGNSGKDADNYSPAAAGDHPNVFTISAVDSQYRMASWSNWDQVTGRDKVDDVDLAAPGVSVLSYYRNGQLAYLSGTSMAAPHVAGLLLAGGVQAGPWSLLITQARPIPSRWASPQAAIQSHQQRIPSQSQSPNPVPIRSSGEPPATTPSRAASVTIVSPVCWLAAPQQMRWGPVRSTFSPAAPEPMCSCWATAAACSTTTAAAEILAQPTMPGSRISPQEKTSSSCATPTTSSPYRAAISPSTGISTAMASSTRAVATAMS; encoded by the coding sequence GTGCAGAGCGTGGAGGCCGATGCAGCCGTATTCCTGGAACCTCCCATCCCCGGCTCCACAAACGCCAGCTCCAGCCTGCAGCCCCAGGCCACCGGCAGCGCCGCGCTCACCAACTACGGCGACGGCAGCGCCGGCAGCGGCGAAACCCTGCCCTGGGGTGTGCGGGCCGTGTGGCAGGGCGACGACATCTCCGCCCGTGGCAATTTTGCCAGCGACACCTATGCCTTTGTGATCGATTCCGGGGTGCTCAGCAGCACCGGCGATCTCAACCTGGCCGGCACCAACAGCTGGCACCGCAGCTGGGTCAGTGGCGAGACGGCCTTCACCGATGGCAATGGCCACGGCAGCCATGTGGCCGGCACCATTGCCGCCCTGGCCAATGGCAAGGGGGTAGTGGGCGTAGCCCCCGGTGCCCAGGTGGTGTCGTTGAAGGTGTTCGACAGCAGCGGTGGCGGCGCCAGCTATTCATCAATCATCGATGCCATCAACCATGCCGTTGCCGTGATCAACAACAACGGCCTCGATAAGAAGAAGGTGGTGATCAACATGAGCCTGGGCGGAGGATTCAGCTCCTCCCTCGATACGGCTGTGAAAAACGCAGCCAGCCAGGGTATTCGCCTGGCGGTGGCTGCAGGCAACAGCGGCAAGGACGCCGATAATTACTCCCCTGCTGCCGCAGGTGATCACCCCAATGTGTTCACCATTTCAGCTGTTGACAGCCAATACAGGATGGCATCCTGGTCGAACTGGGACCAGGTCACCGGTCGGGACAAGGTCGACGACGTTGACCTGGCCGCCCCAGGCGTCAGCGTGCTTTCGTACTACAGGAATGGCCAGCTTGCCTATTTGAGCGGCACCTCGATGGCCGCGCCCCATGTAGCAGGCCTGCTCCTGGCCGGTGGTGTGCAGGCCGGCCCCTGGTCACTCCTTATTACGCAGGCACGGCCGATCCCTTCGCGCTGGGCATCACCACAAGCAGCGATCCAGAGCCACCAGCAACGGATCCCCAGCCAGAGCCAGAGCCCGAACCCAGTACCGATCAGATCCTCTGGGGAACCACCGGCAACGACACCATCACGGGCGGCATCGGTAACGATCGTCTCTCCGGTGTGCTGGCTAGCGGCACCACAGCAAATGCGATGGGGGCCCGTCAGATCGACGTTCTCACCGGCGGCGCCGGAGCCGATGTGTTCGTGCTGGGCGACAGCCGCGGCGTGTTCTACGACGACCGCAGCAGCCGAAATCTTGGCACAGCCGACTATGCCCGGATCAAGGATTTCACCGCAGGAGAAGACAAGCTCCAGCTGCGCAACGCCAACTACCTCTTCACCGTATCGAGCGGCAATCTCTCCCTCTACTGGGATCTCAACGGCAATGGCAAGCTCGACACGGGCGGTCGCAACCGCGATGAGCTGA
- the purU gene encoding formyltetrahydrofolate deformylase, which produces MSPSPGTAIAPGTATAILQVICPDRPALVSELSGWVAANGGNIRHADHHTDLGAGLFLSRIEWALEGFGLPREAIVPAVTALAERLGGEGQVHFSDELPRVAIFVSRQDHCLVDLLWRTRAGELPMAVPLVVSNHPDLRELAEGFGATYAHVPVTAVGKEQAEQAQLALLADHRIELVVLAKYMQVLSPGFLAQFRGPGMQGHQVINIHHSFLPAFKGAQPYHRAWERGVKLIGATAHYVTEELDGGPIIEQTTVHVSHRDEVEDLIRKGRDCERLALARALRLHLKRQVMVYRGRTAVFE; this is translated from the coding sequence ATGTCCCCCTCCCCGGGCACGGCCATTGCCCCCGGCACAGCCACCGCCATCCTGCAGGTGATCTGCCCGGACCGCCCTGCCCTGGTGAGCGAGCTCTCCGGCTGGGTGGCGGCCAACGGCGGCAACATCCGCCATGCCGACCACCACACCGACCTGGGCGCTGGCCTGTTCCTCAGCCGCATCGAGTGGGCCCTCGAGGGCTTCGGACTGCCGCGCGAGGCGATCGTGCCGGCGGTGACGGCCCTGGCCGAGCGCCTGGGGGGTGAGGGCCAGGTGCACTTCTCCGATGAGCTGCCGCGGGTGGCGATTTTCGTGAGCAGGCAGGACCATTGCCTGGTGGATCTGCTCTGGCGCACCCGGGCCGGTGAGCTGCCGATGGCCGTGCCGCTGGTGGTGTCCAACCACCCGGACCTGCGCGAGCTGGCCGAGGGCTTCGGTGCCACCTACGCCCACGTGCCGGTGACGGCGGTGGGCAAGGAGCAGGCGGAGCAGGCCCAGCTGGCGCTGCTGGCCGACCACCGGATCGAGCTGGTGGTGCTGGCCAAATACATGCAGGTGCTCAGCCCTGGTTTCCTGGCGCAGTTCCGCGGCCCGGGCATGCAGGGGCATCAGGTGATCAACATCCACCACTCCTTTCTGCCGGCCTTCAAGGGCGCCCAGCCCTATCACCGGGCCTGGGAGCGGGGGGTGAAGCTGATCGGCGCCACCGCCCACTACGTGACCGAGGAGCTGGACGGCGGCCCGATCATCGAGCAGACCACCGTGCATGTGAGCCACCGCGATGAGGTGGAGGATCTGATCCGCAAGGGCCGTGACTGCGAGCGGCTGGCCCTGGCCCGGGCCCTGCGCCTGCACCTCAAGCGTCAGGTGATGGTGTATCGCGGACGGACGGCTGTTTTTGAGTGA
- a CDS encoding ParB N-terminal domain-containing protein, with amino-acid sequence MREAVVPLAAIRRPLQRVLDEAKVAGLMESIAAEGQREPIDVLEVEGELWGFNGCHRVAAHERLGRTTIRARVRRANREVLRMHLI; translated from the coding sequence ATGCGGGAAGCCGTCGTGCCCCTGGCCGCGATCCGTCGCCCCCTGCAGCGGGTGCTCGATGAAGCCAAGGTGGCCGGGTTGATGGAGTCGATCGCCGCTGAGGGCCAGCGGGAGCCGATCGACGTGCTGGAGGTGGAGGGTGAGCTCTGGGGCTTCAACGGTTGCCACCGGGTGGCTGCCCACGAGCGCCTGGGCCGCACCACCATCCGCGCCCGGGTGCGGCGGGCCAACCGCGAGGTGCTACGCATGCATCTGATCTAG
- the psbQ gene encoding photosystem II protein PsbQ, with amino-acid sequence MATLLPASNRPTSLIQPLRRLLMLALAAVLCFGLTACSGAQAKPPSLSADDIAVIERQAEGFLAARNRLPELAALVNQRDWTFTRNLIHGPMQEVSRQMLYINQRLLPADQPEATKLASQLKSALADLDEAARLQDGEKLRKAYIAVASGFGKYAQILPQQVQEDLKQI; translated from the coding sequence ATGGCCACGCTCCTGCCGGCATCCAACCGCCCCACCAGCCTGATTCAGCCCCTGCGTCGGCTGCTGATGCTGGCCCTGGCCGCCGTGCTCTGCTTCGGCCTCACCGCCTGCAGCGGCGCCCAGGCCAAGCCCCCCAGCCTCAGCGCCGATGACATCGCCGTGATCGAGCGCCAGGCCGAGGGCTTCCTGGCGGCCCGCAACCGCCTGCCCGAACTGGCCGCCCTGGTGAACCAGCGCGACTGGACCTTCACCCGCAACCTGATCCATGGTCCGATGCAGGAGGTGAGCCGCCAGATGCTGTACATCAACCAGCGGCTGCTGCCCGCCGACCAACCCGAGGCCACCAAGCTGGCCAGCCAGCTGAAGTCGGCCCTGGCCGATCTGGATGAGGCGGCCCGCCTGCAGGACGGAGAGAAGCTGCGCAAGGCCTACATCGCCGTGGCCAGCGGCTTCGGCAAGTACGCCCAGATCCTGCCCCAGCAGGTGCAGGAAGATCTCAAACAGATCTGA
- a CDS encoding FAD-binding oxidoreductase, whose protein sequence is MLVVGGGLVGLAVAWELLNHGLAVELIDPELERATPAESGSVAALGVLMAQVFHRSSGRGWRLRQQSHRLWQQWLNTLQARGHRLNRRDGLLLLAATPEELGHQALLVAQRQQQGISLLSRDRTWLRQQYPALPAAALGGLHSPDDGQLDPQAVLQALWSEARAAGLRTCRDTVTALERCGSDWQLHCRSGACPRASWLVISAGLASAGLLAGLGHQLPMEPVLGQALELELAETPPWEQGQRPWPGAVVWRGINLVPRPDLPGGRRLWLGATLEPGDRPSATALAHLRSWGAAELPWLERGQVVRQWQGLRCRPVGRPAPVLEQLEPGLLLVSGHYRNGVLLAPASAAWARDQILAGR, encoded by the coding sequence GTGCTGGTCGTGGGCGGCGGCCTGGTGGGCCTGGCGGTGGCCTGGGAGCTGCTCAACCACGGCCTGGCCGTCGAGCTGATCGATCCTGAACTCGAGCGGGCCACCCCAGCGGAGAGCGGCAGCGTGGCGGCCCTCGGCGTGCTGATGGCCCAGGTGTTTCACCGCTCGAGCGGCCGTGGCTGGCGCCTGCGCCAACAGAGCCATCGGCTCTGGCAGCAGTGGCTGAACACCCTGCAGGCGCGGGGCCACCGGCTGAACCGCCGCGATGGCCTGTTGCTGCTGGCCGCCACCCCTGAGGAGCTGGGCCACCAGGCGCTGCTGGTGGCCCAGCGGCAGCAGCAGGGCATCAGCCTGCTCAGCCGCGACCGCACCTGGCTGCGCCAGCAGTATCCGGCCCTGCCCGCCGCCGCCCTGGGGGGTCTGCATTCCCCTGACGACGGCCAACTCGATCCCCAGGCCGTGCTGCAGGCCCTCTGGAGCGAAGCCCGCGCCGCCGGCCTGCGCACCTGCCGCGATACGGTCACGGCACTGGAGCGCTGCGGCAGCGACTGGCAGCTGCACTGCCGCAGCGGAGCCTGCCCCAGGGCCAGCTGGCTGGTGATCAGTGCGGGCCTGGCCAGTGCTGGCCTGCTGGCCGGCCTGGGCCACCAGCTGCCGATGGAGCCGGTGCTGGGCCAGGCGCTGGAGCTGGAGCTGGCCGAAACCCCGCCATGGGAGCAGGGGCAACGCCCCTGGCCGGGAGCGGTGGTGTGGCGGGGCATCAACCTGGTGCCGCGGCCAGACCTGCCAGGTGGACGTCGCCTCTGGCTGGGGGCCACCCTGGAGCCCGGCGATCGGCCCAGCGCCACCGCCCTGGCCCACCTGCGCAGCTGGGGAGCTGCAGAGCTCCCCTGGCTGGAGAGGGGCCAGGTGGTGCGCCAGTGGCAGGGGCTGCGCTGCCGGCCCGTGGGCCGGCCGGCGCCGGTGCTCGAGCAGCTGGAACCGGGGCTGCTGCTGGTGAGCGGTCACTACCGCAATGGCGTGCTGCTGGCACCGGCCAGCGCTGCCTGGGCCCGCGACCAGATCCTGGCCGGCCGCTGA
- the dnaK gene encoding molecular chaperone DnaK, whose protein sequence is MGKVVGIDLGTTNSCVAVMEGGKPTVIANAEGFRTTPSVVAYTKNQDQLVGQIAKRQAVMNPENTFYSVKRFIGRRVDEVNEESKEVSYGVEKAGANVKVKCPVLGKQFAPEEVSAQVLRKLAEDAGKYLGETVTQAVITVPAYFNDSQRQATKDAGKIAGLEVLRIINEPTAAALAYGLDKKSNERILVFDLGGGTFDVSVLEVGDGVFEVLSTSGDTHLGGDDFDKVIVDHLADTFKANEGIDLRQDKQALQRLTEAAEKAKIELSSATQSEINLPFITATPEGPKHLDLTLTRAKFEELASKLIDRCRVPVEQALKDAKLSSSELDEIVMVGGSTRIPAVLELVKRITGKDPNQTVNPDEVVAVGAAIQGGVLAGEVKDILLLDVTPLSLGVETLGGVMTKMIPRNTTIPTKKSETYSTAVDGQTNVEIHVLQGEREMASDNKSLGTFRLDGIPPAPRGVPQIEVTFDIDANGILSVTAKDKGSGKEQSISITGASTLSENEVDKMVKDAEANAAADKEKRERIDLKNQAETLIYQAEKQLGELGDKVGAEDKAKVESSAAKLKEAVQKDDFDTMKSELETLQQALYAAGAAVYQQAAGAEAAAGAAPGGNGAGGAGSSSSDDVIDAEFTESK, encoded by the coding sequence ATGGGCAAGGTTGTTGGGATTGACCTCGGCACCACGAACAGCTGCGTGGCCGTAATGGAGGGCGGCAAGCCCACCGTGATCGCCAACGCCGAAGGGTTCCGCACCACCCCTTCGGTGGTGGCCTACACCAAGAACCAGGACCAGCTGGTGGGGCAGATCGCCAAGCGCCAGGCGGTGATGAATCCGGAGAACACCTTTTATTCGGTGAAGCGCTTCATCGGCCGTCGGGTGGATGAGGTGAACGAGGAATCGAAGGAAGTGAGCTACGGCGTGGAGAAGGCCGGCGCCAATGTGAAGGTGAAGTGCCCGGTGCTGGGCAAGCAGTTCGCCCCCGAGGAGGTGAGCGCCCAGGTGCTGCGCAAGTTGGCCGAGGACGCCGGCAAGTACCTCGGTGAAACGGTGACCCAGGCGGTGATCACCGTGCCCGCCTATTTCAACGACTCCCAGCGCCAGGCCACCAAGGACGCCGGCAAGATCGCCGGCCTCGAGGTGCTGCGCATCATCAACGAGCCCACCGCGGCGGCGCTGGCCTACGGCCTCGACAAGAAGAGCAACGAGCGCATCCTGGTGTTCGACCTGGGCGGCGGCACCTTCGACGTGTCGGTGCTGGAAGTGGGCGATGGGGTGTTTGAGGTGCTCTCCACCTCCGGCGACACCCACCTGGGCGGCGACGACTTCGACAAGGTGATCGTGGATCACCTGGCCGACACCTTCAAGGCCAACGAGGGCATCGACCTGCGCCAGGACAAGCAGGCCCTGCAGCGCCTCACCGAGGCGGCCGAGAAGGCCAAGATCGAGCTCTCCAGCGCCACCCAGAGTGAGATCAACCTGCCGTTCATCACGGCCACCCCCGAGGGCCCCAAGCACCTCGATCTCACCCTCACCCGCGCCAAGTTCGAGGAGCTGGCCTCCAAGCTGATCGATCGCTGCCGCGTGCCGGTGGAGCAGGCCCTCAAGGACGCCAAGCTCTCCTCCTCCGAGCTCGATGAGATCGTGATGGTGGGCGGCTCCACCCGCATTCCGGCCGTGCTGGAGCTGGTGAAGCGGATCACCGGCAAGGACCCCAACCAGACCGTGAACCCCGACGAGGTGGTGGCCGTGGGCGCCGCTATCCAGGGCGGTGTGCTCGCCGGCGAGGTGAAGGACATCCTGCTGCTGGACGTCACGCCGCTGTCGCTTGGCGTGGAGACCCTGGGTGGGGTGATGACCAAGATGATCCCCCGTAACACCACCATCCCCACCAAGAAGTCGGAGACCTACTCCACCGCTGTGGATGGCCAGACCAACGTGGAGATCCACGTGCTCCAGGGCGAGCGCGAGATGGCCAGCGACAACAAGTCGCTCGGCACCTTCCGCCTCGACGGCATCCCCCCGGCTCCCCGTGGCGTGCCCCAGATCGAAGTGACCTTCGACATCGACGCCAACGGCATCCTCAGCGTGACCGCCAAGGACAAGGGCAGCGGCAAGGAGCAGAGCATCTCGATCACCGGCGCCTCCACGCTCAGCGAGAACGAGGTGGACAAGATGGTGAAGGATGCCGAGGCCAACGCCGCTGCCGACAAGGAGAAGCGCGAGCGCATCGACCTCAAGAACCAGGCCGAAACCCTGATCTATCAGGCCGAGAAGCAGCTCGGTGAGCTGGGCGACAAGGTGGGCGCCGAGGACAAGGCCAAGGTGGAGAGCTCTGCCGCCAAGCTCAAGGAGGCGGTGCAGAAGGACGACTTCGACACCATGAAGAGCGAGCTGGAAACCCTCCAGCAGGCCCTCTATGCCGCCGGTGCCGCTGTGTACCAGCAGGCCGCTGGTGCCGAGGCCGCTGCCGGTGCCGCCCCCGGCGGCAATGGTGCCGGGGGCGCTGGCTCCAGCAGCAGCGACGACGTGATCGACGCTGAGTTCACCGAGAGCAAGTGA
- a CDS encoding shikimate dehydrogenase, with protein MAQPISGHTALVGVLGDPVRHSLSPAMHNAALAALGLDWVYLALPAPARELAGVVRGLAAMDCRGLNVTLPHKQAVAALCRELTPLAERLGAVNTLVPRGDGSWLGTNTDVEGFLAPLRRGGPAAWAGSRALVLGCGGSARAVVAGLVELGLGRIDVAARRPQALESFCRSWAGWAPQLQPLAWDAFDARLGQLDLLVNTTPVGMASSTDPDAARRCPLLPGQLERLPAGCTVYDLIYTPRPTALLQAAAERGCRAVDGLEMLVQQGAAALKLWTGLPEVPVAAMRSAALQALES; from the coding sequence ATGGCCCAGCCCATCTCCGGCCACACCGCCCTGGTGGGTGTGCTGGGCGATCCGGTGCGCCATTCGCTCTCGCCGGCCATGCACAACGCCGCCCTGGCCGCCCTCGGCCTCGACTGGGTGTACCTGGCCCTGCCGGCACCGGCCCGGGAGCTCGCCGGCGTGGTGCGGGGGCTGGCGGCCATGGACTGCCGCGGCCTGAACGTGACCCTGCCCCACAAGCAGGCCGTGGCGGCCCTGTGCCGGGAGCTCACCCCACTGGCGGAGCGGCTGGGGGCGGTGAACACCCTCGTTCCCCGCGGCGACGGCAGCTGGCTGGGCACCAACACGGATGTGGAGGGCTTTCTGGCGCCCCTGCGCCGGGGCGGTCCGGCGGCCTGGGCGGGGTCCCGGGCACTGGTGCTGGGCTGCGGCGGCAGTGCCCGGGCGGTGGTGGCCGGCCTGGTGGAGCTGGGGCTGGGCCGGATCGACGTGGCCGCCCGGCGGCCCCAGGCGCTGGAGAGCTTCTGCCGGAGCTGGGCCGGCTGGGCGCCCCAGCTGCAGCCCCTGGCCTGGGACGCATTCGACGCCCGCCTCGGCCAGCTCGACCTGCTGGTGAACACCACCCCGGTGGGCATGGCCTCCAGCACCGACCCGGACGCCGCCCGGCGCTGCCCCCTCCTGCCCGGGCAGCTGGAGCGCCTGCCGGCCGGCTGCACCGTCTACGACCTCATCTACACCCCCAGGCCCACCGCCCTGCTGCAGGCGGCGGCCGAACGGGGCTGCCGGGCCGTGGACGGGCTGGAGATGCTGGTGCAGCAGGGCGCCGCCGCCCTGAAGCTGTGGACCGGCCTCCCAGAGGTGCCCGTGGCTGCCATGCGCAGTGCCGCCCTGCAGGCCCTGGAGAGCTGA
- a CDS encoding 30S ribosomal protein S6 yields MTQPYYETMYILRPDIPEEEVETHVAKYRDIVLEAGGEVLDCQMRGKRRLAYTIAKHREGIYVQLSHNGDGQQVAPLERAMRLSEDVIRYLTVKQDGPLPAPRSSPANVAEPAAAEPATV; encoded by the coding sequence ATGACGCAGCCCTATTACGAAACCATGTACATCCTTCGTCCGGACATCCCGGAGGAAGAGGTGGAAACCCATGTGGCCAAGTACCGCGACATCGTGCTCGAGGCCGGTGGTGAGGTGCTCGACTGCCAGATGCGGGGCAAGCGTCGCCTGGCCTACACGATTGCCAAGCACCGCGAGGGCATCTACGTGCAACTGAGCCACAACGGTGACGGCCAGCAGGTGGCCCCCCTCGAGCGGGCCATGCGCCTGTCCGAGGACGTGATCCGCTATCTCACCGTCAAGCAGGACGGCCCCCTGCCCGCCCCCCGCTCCAGTCCCGCCAACGTGGCCGAACCCGCCGCTGCCGAACCGGCCACCGTCTGA